In Candidatus Omnitrophota bacterium, a single genomic region encodes these proteins:
- a CDS encoding DNA methyltransferase gives MEEKCVKNNAEIQTTTVWSFPNRGKWLTHNAKYRGNWAPQIPSNLIRLYSKENDTVLDPMVGSGTTMIEAKSLGRRGLGFDIHSEVVKLAQESCKFSCDKCHEPIIKQGDARNLKTVDDESVDLIATHPPYLNIIKYGTKTADGDLSAISSLQKFCDEIEEVARECYRVLKPGKYCGILIGDTRRRRHYVPLAFSVMQRFLKAGFILKEDVIKVQHNCYTTRYWSAQDKDFLLIMHEHLFIFRKLGQDENKTIYKDSIYSATNKEL, from the coding sequence ATGGAAGAAAAGTGTGTTAAGAATAATGCAGAGATTCAGACAACAACAGTATGGTCGTTTCCCAACCGTGGTAAATGGCTGACGCATAACGCGAAATACCGCGGGAATTGGGCCCCTCAAATCCCCAGTAATCTTATCCGTCTGTATTCCAAAGAAAACGATACGGTTTTAGACCCTATGGTTGGCAGTGGGACAACAATGATTGAAGCAAAATCATTGGGTCGGCGTGGTCTGGGATTCGACATCCACTCAGAGGTTGTTAAGCTGGCTCAGGAGTCATGTAAATTTAGCTGTGACAAATGTCATGAGCCGATTATAAAACAAGGCGATGCGCGTAACTTGAAAACAGTCGATGATGAAAGCGTTGACCTCATAGCAACTCATCCCCCGTATCTAAACATAATCAAATATGGCACAAAAACTGCCGATGGTGATCTCTCTGCTATAAGCAGTCTGCAAAAGTTCTGCGACGAGATTGAGGAAGTCGCCCGGGAATGCTATCGCGTATTAAAACCCGGGAAATACTGCGGCATCCTCATTGGTGATACGCGTCGACGCAGGCATTATGTACCGTTGGCATTTTCCGTTATGCAACGATTTCTAAAAGCAGGATTCATACTCAAAGAAGATGTCATTAAGGTTCAACATAACTGTTACACTACCCGGTACTGGAGCGCTCAGGATAAAGATTTTCTTTTAATTATGCACGAGCATTTGTTTATTTTTAGGAAGTTGGGGCAAGACGAGAATAAAACTATTTATAAAGACAGTATTTACTCGGCGACTAACAAAGAATTGTAA
- a CDS encoding DNA adenine methylase, which produces MITTTRQVKPFLKWAGGKGQLIDQIAPYLPPAFKAGRIKKYFEPFLGGGALFFWLSEHYDFELAYLYEINPCVNTCYQVIQKNVGKLIKELNDLEKEYLTASEKKREKLYYDKREEFNAFLRRKAQHSVVRRAALLIFLNKTCFNGLYRVNSQGEFNVPFGRYKNPTVCNEENLYAVNDLLQKAEIFCGDFAECLKDAGDGSFVYFDPPYRPISATASFTSYSKIAFDDQEQKRLRDVYGKLDTKGASVMLSNSDPKNNDSDDDFFDDLYRGYHIERLNATRLINCNAERRGSITEILVMNY; this is translated from the coding sequence ATGATAACGACGACAAGACAAGTTAAACCTTTTTTAAAATGGGCCGGAGGCAAAGGGCAATTAATCGACCAGATTGCTCCATATTTGCCTCCAGCGTTTAAGGCAGGGCGTATAAAAAAATATTTTGAGCCATTTTTAGGTGGTGGCGCCCTTTTCTTCTGGCTTTCAGAACACTATGATTTTGAGTTGGCCTATCTATATGAGATAAACCCATGCGTAAATACTTGTTATCAAGTTATCCAGAAAAACGTTGGAAAGCTAATCAAGGAATTAAATGACTTAGAAAAAGAGTATCTTACCGCGTCAGAAAAAAAGCGGGAAAAGTTGTATTATGACAAGCGTGAGGAGTTTAACGCGTTTTTGCGTCGAAAAGCACAACACAGCGTTGTCCGCCGCGCGGCTCTTTTAATCTTCCTAAATAAAACCTGTTTTAATGGACTATACCGCGTAAATTCACAAGGCGAGTTTAATGTGCCATTTGGACGATACAAGAACCCGACGGTTTGTAATGAAGAAAATCTTTATGCGGTAAACGATCTTCTGCAAAAAGCCGAGATATTTTGTGGAGATTTCGCAGAGTGTCTTAAGGATGCGGGCGATGGATCGTTTGTTTATTTTGACCCGCCATATCGCCCTATCAGCGCCACTGCGAGTTTTACGAGCTATTCAAAAATTGCTTTTGATGACCAAGAACAAAAACGCCTCAGAGACGTTTACGGGAAATTGGATACAAAAGGCGCGTCTGTCATGTTGAGCAATTCGGATCCCAAGAATAACGATTCCGATGATGACTTCTTTGATGATCTGTATCGGGGGTATCATATTGAACGCCTGAATGCAACACGACTTATAAATTGCAATGCTGAACGCAGAGGCTCGATAACCGAAATTTTGGTAATGAATTATTAA
- a CDS encoding restriction endonuclease, producing MSIPDYQTIMLPLLQFLSDGKVYNTRELIEGLAFKFTLTNDERKELLPSGQQPIFDNRVGWARTYLKKAGLVESDKRGTQKISLKGLEVLKKKPNRIDISFLEQFPEFIEFRTLRNASGEEEALLEHHGNKTPEELLEANFTSIQSDLAHDLLDKIKDCTPEFFEKIVVDLIVGMGYGGSRLDAGKAVGKSGDGGIDGIIKEDRLGLDTIYIQAKRWESSVPLKEVRDFTGALIAKGAHKGIFVTTSQFSKDAYEHAHSVKQPKIVLIDGKALVSLMIELGIGVSTQKTYKISKIDSDYFEE from the coding sequence ATGTCGATTCCTGATTATCAGACAATAATGCTGCCTCTATTACAATTTTTGTCAGATGGCAAAGTTTATAATACTCGAGAGCTAATTGAAGGTTTAGCGTTCAAATTTACTCTAACCAATGATGAACGAAAAGAACTATTGCCAAGTGGGCAGCAGCCAATTTTTGATAACCGTGTTGGCTGGGCGCGCACCTATCTTAAGAAGGCCGGACTTGTTGAGTCCGATAAACGTGGTACCCAAAAAATATCTTTGAAAGGCCTCGAGGTTTTAAAAAAGAAACCAAATCGAATCGATATTTCTTTCTTAGAACAGTTTCCTGAATTTATCGAATTCCGGACTCTGAGGAATGCCTCTGGCGAAGAAGAAGCGTTACTCGAACATCACGGAAATAAAACCCCCGAAGAACTCCTCGAAGCAAACTTTACTTCAATTCAATCGGATCTTGCCCATGACCTGTTGGATAAAATCAAGGATTGCACACCTGAATTCTTTGAGAAAATTGTAGTCGATTTAATAGTAGGAATGGGATATGGCGGTTCTCGTTTGGATGCCGGGAAAGCTGTTGGAAAAAGTGGCGACGGTGGAATTGACGGTATTATCAAAGAAGATCGTCTAGGGTTAGATACAATTTATATTCAAGCTAAGCGATGGGAAAGTTCGGTACCGCTTAAAGAAGTTAGAGATTTTACCGGGGCACTAATAGCTAAAGGCGCTCACAAAGGAATATTTGTAACAACATCGCAGTTTTCAAAAGATGCGTACGAACATGCTCATTCTGTTAAGCAACCCAAGATTGTTCTAATTGACGGAAAAGCCTTAGTCAGCTTAATGATTGAGCTTGGGATTGGCGTTTCGACACAGAAAACTTATAAAATATCAAAAATCGACTCTGATTATTTTGAAGAGTAG
- a CDS encoding thiamine pyrophosphate-dependent enzyme gives MANIKELSKLPERLGPGHRLCSGCGASIVARQVLLGAGNSALVAGCATGCFEVATTIYPYTAWKVPFIHNAFENAAATMSGVETAYRSLKKQGKIKKDIKFVTFGGDGGTYDIGLQSLSGALERGHNFVYVCYDNGAYMNTGIQRSGATPTGASTTTAPAGKVSSGKPQLRKDLTAIVAAHRIPYVAQCSISNWNDLVTKSQKAFDAKGPAFLNVMALCHRGWRFPQENGVAIAKTAVDTCFWPLYEIENGKKYKINYTPKEKKPITEWLKLQGRFKHLFKPGNEEILKSIQQDVDDEWEYLLKRSAL, from the coding sequence ATGGCTAATATTAAGGAGCTTTCAAAACTGCCCGAGCGTTTGGGCCCGGGGCATAGGTTGTGTTCAGGATGCGGCGCATCCATTGTGGCAAGGCAGGTATTATTGGGCGCGGGCAATTCGGCGCTTGTGGCAGGCTGTGCTACGGGATGTTTTGAGGTCGCGACCACGATATATCCTTATACGGCGTGGAAAGTGCCTTTTATACATAATGCCTTTGAGAATGCCGCCGCCACAATGAGCGGTGTTGAGACAGCCTACAGGTCGTTAAAAAAACAGGGCAAGATAAAAAAGGACATCAAATTTGTTACATTCGGCGGAGACGGAGGCACTTATGATATAGGGCTCCAGTCTCTTTCGGGCGCGCTTGAAAGAGGGCATAATTTTGTTTATGTTTGCTATGATAATGGTGCGTATATGAATACGGGAATACAGCGTTCGGGTGCTACGCCGACAGGGGCTTCTACTACAACAGCGCCCGCGGGAAAGGTAAGCAGCGGCAAGCCGCAGTTAAGGAAAGACCTGACTGCTATTGTGGCCGCGCACAGGATACCGTATGTGGCGCAATGCTCTATATCAAACTGGAATGACCTTGTTACCAAGTCCCAGAAGGCTTTTGATGCCAAGGGCCCGGCATTTTTGAATGTTATGGCGCTTTGCCACAGGGGCTGGAGATTTCCGCAGGAGAACGGAGTGGCTATAGCAAAGACGGCGGTTGATACCTGCTTCTGGCCGCTTTATGAGATAGAGAACGGCAAAAAATATAAAATAAATTATACTCCCAAGGAAAAGAAACCCATAACCGAATGGCTTAAATTGCAGGGCAGGTTTAAGCACCTGTTTAAGCCCGGTAATGAAGAGATCCTGAAATCTATTCAGCAGGATGTTGACGACGAGTGGGAATATCTGCTTAAGCGTTCCGCTCTTTAA
- the porA gene encoding pyruvate ferredoxin oxidoreductase — MNKKIIPLTGDQAVAEAMRQIEPDVVAAYPITPQTEIVMTFSQFVADGRVKTEMIPVESEHSAMSACVGSAAAGARTMTATSANGLALMWEIVYIAASMRLPIVMPVVNRALSGPINIHCDHSDTMGARDSGWIQIYAESGREAYEHAILAVRIAEHSGINLPVMVCQDGFITSHSVEGVELFDDAAVKKFIGEYKPNMTTLLDVDNPVTYGPIDLQDFYFEHKRQQTEAMKNAIDIIPGIMNEFNKAFSRDLKIVEEYMMDDAEASIVVFSSTAGTAKFVVDSLRAKGVKAGLVRPCLFRPFPKEYIIKALSKVKIAAVLDRADSFSGCGGPVFSEIRSAMYEAKQKPELINYIFGLGGRDIFPNDIEAVYKDMSGILKTGKISNRVNYIGVRE; from the coding sequence ATGAATAAAAAAATTATACCATTAACAGGCGACCAGGCTGTAGCAGAGGCCATGCGCCAGATAGAACCGGATGTGGTAGCGGCGTATCCTATTACTCCGCAGACCGAAATAGTAATGACATTTTCACAGTTTGTGGCTGATGGAAGAGTAAAGACGGAAATGATACCCGTGGAATCGGAGCATAGCGCCATGAGCGCCTGCGTAGGTTCCGCGGCCGCCGGCGCGCGGACGATGACAGCCACCTCGGCCAACGGGCTTGCCCTCATGTGGGAGATAGTGTATATAGCCGCTTCCATGCGCCTTCCGATAGTGATGCCGGTAGTAAACAGGGCATTGTCAGGGCCTATCAACATACATTGCGACCATTCCGATACCATGGGCGCGCGCGATTCGGGCTGGATACAAATTTACGCCGAGAGCGGGCGCGAAGCGTATGAGCATGCCATATTGGCTGTCAGGATAGCCGAGCATAGCGGCATAAACCTGCCTGTCATGGTTTGCCAGGACGGTTTTATCACAAGCCATTCCGTAGAGGGCGTGGAATTGTTTGATGACGCGGCTGTAAAGAAATTTATAGGTGAATATAAGCCCAATATGACCACGCTTCTTGATGTTGACAATCCTGTAACCTATGGCCCTATAGATTTGCAGGATTTTTATTTTGAGCACAAGAGGCAGCAAACCGAGGCCATGAAAAACGCGATTGATATTATACCTGGAATTATGAATGAATTTAACAAGGCATTTTCCAGAGACCTTAAGATAGTTGAAGAATATATGATGGATGACGCGGAAGCGTCCATAGTAGTATTTAGCTCCACGGCCGGCACTGCTAAATTTGTCGTAGACAGCTTAAGGGCAAAAGGCGTTAAGGCGGGCCTTGTCAGGCCGTGCCTGTTCAGGCCTTTTCCGAAAGAATATATCATAAAGGCATTGTCAAAGGTGAAGATAGCCGCTGTTCTTGACAGGGCCGATTCTTTTTCAGGCTGCGGCGGGCCGGTGTTTTCCGAGATACGATCCGCCATGTATGAGGCGAAACAAAAGCCTGAATTGATAAACTACATATTCGGACTCGGAGGGCGCGACATATTCCCCAATGACATAGAAGCTGTTTACAAGGATATGTCGGGCATATTAAAAACAGGAAAGATATCTAACCGGGTAAACTATATTGGAGTAAGAGAATAA
- a CDS encoding 4Fe-4S binding protein: MSAKGWKDIPIGGMIDKAGSAKEYKTGAWRAFKPVIDKKKCINCLQCWIYCPDSSIIVKDQKMEGFDYDHCKGCGICASICPAKCIKMEQEQA; encoded by the coding sequence ATGAGCGCTAAAGGCTGGAAAGATATCCCCATAGGCGGTATGATAGATAAGGCCGGTTCTGCCAAAGAATATAAGACAGGCGCATGGAGGGCGTTTAAGCCGGTTATTGACAAGAAAAAATGTATTAACTGCCTCCAATGCTGGATATACTGCCCGGATTCAAGTATTATCGTAAAAGACCAGAAGATGGAAGGTTTTGACTATGACCACTGCAAAGGGTGCGGGATATGCGCTTCCATATGCCCCGCAAAATGCATAAAGATGGAGCAGGAACAGGCATGA
- a CDS encoding 2-oxoacid:acceptor oxidoreductase family protein codes for MIEIRWHGRGGQGAKTASQFLAEAALEAGKHIQAFPEYGPERAGAPIRSFTRIDDKAITLHSPVTNPGMVAVIDPTLLDCIDVTEGLGEDGVLIVNTTQTPKDIRKKVKYTKGKVATVDATKISLETLGIPMPNTPMLGALLKVKEVVSIDALICQVRQKFLKKIGDEKTNANIKGIKRAYEEVEIG; via the coding sequence ATGATAGAGATACGCTGGCATGGACGCGGCGGCCAAGGTGCAAAGACTGCGTCTCAATTTTTGGCAGAGGCCGCGCTTGAGGCCGGAAAACATATCCAGGCTTTTCCCGAATACGGGCCGGAAAGGGCTGGGGCTCCAATACGTTCATTTACGCGAATTGACGATAAGGCCATAACACTGCATTCGCCTGTTACCAATCCGGGCATGGTCGCGGTGATAGACCCGACACTTCTTGATTGTATTGACGTTACGGAAGGTTTAGGCGAAGACGGGGTGCTTATTGTCAATACCACGCAGACTCCCAAGGACATCAGGAAAAAGGTAAAATATACAAAGGGTAAGGTGGCGACAGTTGACGCTACCAAGATATCGCTTGAGACACTCGGCATTCCTATGCCCAATACCCCGATGCTTGGGGCATTACTCAAGGTAAAAGAGGTAGTATCTATAGACGCTTTGATCTGTCAGGTCCGGCAGAAATTTCTTAAAAAGATAGGCGATGAAAAAACAAACGCTAATATCAAAGGCATTAAACGTGCTTATGAGGAGGTAGAGATAGGATGA
- the recR gene encoding recombination mediator RecR: MEKYTKSMTKLINALKKMPGVGPKSSERMAFHILRLPLEEAKSLAYSILKVKESIKFCKICGNLSEEDACAICDNPQRDKSIICVVEQPTDIISIEKSGSFNGVYHVLGGSLSPLDGVCPENLRIKELCARVKSSRPAEIIIATDSDSEGETTALYLARILKKEKFKVTRIAYGLPMGSNLEYADQLTMAKAMKGRQEF, from the coding sequence GTGGAAAAATATACCAAATCAATGACAAAACTTATCAATGCCTTGAAGAAAATGCCCGGGGTAGGCCCAAAAAGCTCGGAGCGTATGGCATTTCATATATTGAGGCTTCCCCTTGAAGAGGCCAAGTCATTGGCTTACTCCATATTAAAGGTAAAAGAATCCATCAAGTTCTGCAAGATATGCGGAAACCTTAGCGAGGAGGACGCCTGCGCCATATGCGATAATCCTCAAAGAGATAAATCCATTATATGCGTCGTAGAACAGCCGACGGACATTATATCAATTGAAAAATCAGGATCATTCAACGGGGTCTACCATGTGCTCGGCGGTTCGCTGTCGCCATTAGACGGTGTCTGCCCTGAAAATCTAAGGATAAAGGAACTTTGCGCGCGCGTCAAATCTTCAAGGCCGGCAGAGATTATTATAGCCACCGATTCCGATTCTGAAGGAGAGACCACGGCGCTTTATCTGGCAAGGATACTGAAAAAAGAAAAGTTTAAGGTCACCAGAATAGCCTATGGCCTTCCGATGGGCTCAAACCTGGAATACGCCGATCAGCTCACCATGGCAAAGGCCATGAAAGGCAGGCAGGAATTTTAA